A region of Silurus meridionalis isolate SWU-2019-XX chromosome 15, ASM1480568v1, whole genome shotgun sequence DNA encodes the following proteins:
- the htr3a gene encoding 5-hydroxytryptamine receptor 3A: MRTLVVWTALSVCVNIAVTACSVKRLGNNPGRFANATLVRLSEYLSAGYKKGVRPVKDWRDSTMVAIDLMVYSILNVDEKNQVLTTYVWYRQQWIDEFLVWNPEDFDDVRQISIPTANVWVPDILINEFVDVGKSPDIPYVYVSNDGLVQNYKPIQVVTACSLNIYNFPFDVQKCSLTFQSWLHTINDINITLMRDPKDVKDDKSVFMNQGEWELLHVLSKYKSFSVDNDDYYAEMKFHVVIRRRPLFYTVNLLLPSIFLMVMDIVGFYLPPDSGERVSFKITLLLGYSVFLIIVSDTLPATAIGTPLIGVYFIVCMALLVISLTETVLIVRLVHKQDLQTHVPQWVKYLVLEKATVLLCIRNKKFCSLLSHESGLPRYTENNMNTVRCNHHHCESDMDRNLVMGLPIRDSTPPVMDNILHEVSSIRQYLEKRQACRDIAKEWLQVGYVLDVLLFRVYLLAMLAYSITLGTLWSVWQYA, from the exons ATGAGGACTTTAGTGGTGTGGACGGCGCTCAGTGTCTGTGTGAACATCGCAGTGACGGCCTGCTCAG TTAAAAGGCTGGGTAATAACCCGGGGCGGTTCGCCAATGCCACTTTAGTGCGCCTGTCTGAGTATTTAAGCGCTGGATATAAAAAAGGAGTACGACCTGTAAAAGACTGGCGTGACTCAACCATGGTGGCAATCGACTTAATGGTCTATTCGATCCTGAATGTG GATGAGAAGAACCAGGTTTTAACAACATACGTGTGGTACAGGCAG CAATGGATCGATGAGTTCCTTGTGTGGAATCCAGAGGATTTCGATGATGTTCGGCAGATCTCAATCCCGACTGCAAATGTCTGGGTTCCTGATATTCTCATTAATGAGTT TGTAGACGTTGGAAAGTCACCCGACATTCCATATGTGTATGTAAGCAATGATGGACTTGTACAGAACTACAAGCCCATTCAGGTGGTAACAGCCTGCTCTCTCAACATCTACAACTTTCCTTTTGATGTCCAGAAATGCAGCCTCACTTTCCAGAGCTGGCTGCACACTA TTAATGACATCAACATCACGCTAATGAGGGACCCGAAGGATGTAAAAGATGACAAGTCTGTGTTCATGAACCAGGGAGAGTGGGAGCTGCTGCATGTCTTGTCCAAATACAAATCCTTCAGTGTGGACAACGATGACTACTATGCTGAAATGAAGTTCCAC GTGGTGATTCGCCGCAGACCGCTGTTCTACACCGTCAATCTACTTCTCCCCAGCATTTTCCTGATGGTGATGGATATTGTGGGCTTCTACCTTCCCCCCGACAGTGGGGAAAGAGTATCCTTCAAGATCACTCTGCTGCTTGGATACTCCGTCTTCCTCATCATTGTCTCTGACACACTGCCAGCCACCGCCATTGGCACCCCTCTCATTG GTGTTTACTTCATTGTGTGCATGGCCCTGCTGGTAATCAGCCTCACTGAAACGGTGCTAATCGTGAGGCTGGTGCATAAGCAGGACCTGCAGACACATGTGCCGCAGTGGGTCAAGTACTTAGTGCTGGAGAAGGCTACCGTCCTCCTCTGCATCCGCAACAAGAAGTTCTGCTCTCTTCTGTCGCATGAGTCTGGCCTGCCACGCTACACAGAGAACAACATGAACACAG TCCGCTGTAACCACCACCACTGTGAAAGCGACATGGACAGGAATCTTGTAATGGGACTTCCCATTCGAGACAGCACTCCTCCAGTCATGGACAACATCCTGCACGAAGTCTCGTCCATCCGGCAGTACCTGGAGAAGAGACAGGCATGTCGAGACATCGCAAAGGAGTGGCTGCAGGTGGGCTACGTGTTGGATGTTCTACTCTTCAGGGTCTACCTGCTGGCCATGCTTGCCTACAGCATCACCCTGGGCACACTCTGGTCTGTCTGGCAGTATGCCTGA
- the htr3b gene encoding 5-hydroxytryptamine receptor 3B, whose translation WYPDDLLICQVDSLPEKPKRSVLNQLTRTLLRHYDCGIRPVLNWTSPTTIYIDLIIQSVLDVDGQMQKVTTSIWYRQIWKDEFLVWDPEEFDGITEISLSSDAIWVPDVIISEFVDAGKSPVIPYVYVNSSGVVKNYKPIQVVSACDLEIYAFPFDKQNCTLTFRSWLHSVGELDLALLRNPEEIETDTREFMNNGEWELLSVPSHYWKLNLANKDYAHIQFNVLIRRRPLLYVVSVLIPSIFLMLVDVISFYLPPNSGTRITFKTSILLGYTVFRVNMMDEIPATAIKTPLIGAFFAVCMALLVLSLAKSIFVVKLLHHSQEEVKEMSISACLLHKYGSTEQSFSESLFTSVRTLDDIDHSGGYEYDLSPEPDLLSLTEPLSGPPQLEKILQELITLKLFLQEDENDGMAQTDWLALCYKVDKLLFRIYLLIFIIYSSTLLLLWSSWSSV comes from the exons TGgtatcctgatgatttac TGATTTGCCAGGTTGATTCACTCCCCGAGAAGCCAAAAAGGTCTGTGCTGAACCAGCTGACACGCACCCTGCTGCGCCACTATGACTGCGGGATCCGGCCTGTCCTTAACTGGACCAGTCCTACAACAATCTACATTGACCTCATTATCCAGTCTGTGCTGGATGTG GATGGACAGATGCAGAAAGTGACCACAAGCATATGGTATCGCCAG ATCTGGAAAGATGAGTTTCTTGTGTGGGATCCTGAAGAATTTGATGGCATCACAGAAATATCACTTTCCTCAGATGCCATCTGGGTGCCTGACGTCATCATCAGTGAATT TGTGGATGCAGGCAAATCCCCTGTAATCCCTTATGTGTATGTAAACTCATCTGGGGtggtgaaaaactacaaacCCATCCAGGTTGTCTCAGCCTGTGACCTGGAGATTTATGCTTTCCCCTTTGACAAGCAGAACTGCACTCTGACCTTCCGCAGCTGGCTCCACTCTG tgggtGAGCTGGATCTGGCTCTTTTGAGGAACCCTGAGGAAATTGAAACTGACACCCGAGAGTTCATGAACAACGGGGAATGGGAGCTGCTCTCGGTGCCTTCTCATTACTGGAAGCTCAACTTGGCTAACAAGGATTACGCCCACATCCAATTTAAT GTACTAATCCGCCGGCGCCCCCTGCTGTATGTGGTCAGTGTTCTCATCCCCAGCATCTTCCTCATGTTGGTGGATGTTATCAGCTTTTACCTGCCACCAAACAGTGGCACCCgcatcaccttcaaaaccagCATTCTGCTTGGGTACACCGTATTCAGAGTTAACATGATGGATGAAATCCCAGCAACAGCCATCAAAACACCTCTGATTG GTGCTTTCTTTGCGGTTTGCATGGCCCTTCTGGTGCTAAGTTTGGCAAAGTCCATTTTTGTGGTGAAGCTCCTGCATCACAGCCAGGAAGAGGTGAAGGAAATGTCCATCTCTGCCTGCTTACTGCACAAGTATGGTTCAACTGAGCAGAGCTTCAGTGAGAGTCTCTTCACATCTGTGAGGACGTTGGATGATATAGATCATTCAGGAG GCTATGAGTATGATCTCTCTCCTGAGCCGGACCTGTTGTCTCTGACAGAACCCCTTTCTGGTCCACCACAGCTGGAGAAAATCCTGCAGGAACTCATCACCCTCAAACTTTTCCTTCAGGAGGATGAGAATGATGGAATGGCTCAGACAGACTGGCTCGCTCTCTGTTACAAAGTGGACAAGCTGCTTTTTCGCATTTACCTGctcatctttattatttactcCAGCACTCTCCTCCTGCTTTGGAGCAGCTGGAGTTCAGTTTAA